In a genomic window of Verrucomicrobiota bacterium:
- a CDS encoding Gfo/Idh/MocA family oxidoreductase — protein sequence MSKAIGFRKKNAPVFLSLPARNEWGESRKEGHSQPNALLSPALSSFFEEERGKTRSDSRSNTSVSEQRLTRRQFLRQAMIFAGGSATLSIVPSSVLGADGSVPPSERITAGLIGRGLMGRGHLRVLLGRKETHVLAVCDVDRGRCEEGQRLTDETYAAERASGTYRGCAACNDYREVLDRPDIDAVVIATPDHWHSLMSCDAAAAGKDIYCEKPVSLNIRESRRLVEAVRRNGCVFQTGTQYRSIPTIREVCEFVRLGGLGRVKQVFTLWGKTQVPKLGPSYVPLDPVLPAEPLPDGLDWNLWVGPATWRPYNAAYHRNPPPGVVPWVFCDAFGAGAVTGYQSHAADVIQYALGVETSGPVEILHPSGGEFPTLTFRYANGTLLHHVDHWGQVKDLYHAVPATARLAGNFGGVFVGERGWVTSMSTGGPIEAGPVSLLHEMQLGTREVNIGANNHHANWFECLRSRARPSSHEEIGHRSAALGHLATISYTLERSLKWNPATEEFQNDEQANRLRSRALREPWRV from the coding sequence ATGAGCAAGGCAATTGGATTCCGCAAGAAAAACGCTCCCGTGTTCCTCTCTCTCCCCGCGAGGAACGAGTGGGGAGAGAGCCGGAAAGAGGGGCATTCTCAACCGAACGCCCTCCTCTCCCCGGCCCTCTCCTCCTTTTTTGAGGAGGAGAGGGGAAAGACGCGCAGTGACTCGCGAAGCAACACAAGCGTCTCCGAACAGCGGCTGACACGGCGCCAGTTCCTTCGTCAGGCCATGATCTTCGCAGGCGGCAGCGCCACTCTTTCCATCGTTCCTTCTTCAGTGCTGGGAGCGGACGGTTCCGTGCCGCCCAGCGAGCGCATCACGGCCGGATTGATCGGCCGCGGGTTGATGGGGCGCGGTCACTTGCGAGTCTTGCTCGGACGCAAGGAAACGCACGTTCTTGCCGTGTGCGACGTCGATCGTGGGCGGTGTGAGGAAGGCCAGCGTCTCACAGACGAAACCTACGCCGCCGAACGCGCCAGCGGCACCTATCGCGGCTGCGCCGCCTGCAACGACTACCGCGAGGTGCTCGACCGACCCGACATCGACGCCGTGGTGATCGCGACGCCGGACCACTGGCATTCTTTGATGAGCTGCGACGCGGCCGCGGCTGGCAAAGATATTTATTGCGAGAAACCTGTTTCGCTCAACATCCGGGAAAGCCGAAGGCTCGTCGAGGCCGTCCGGCGGAATGGATGCGTCTTCCAAACCGGGACCCAGTATCGTTCGATTCCGACCATCCGGGAAGTTTGCGAGTTTGTCCGGCTTGGCGGACTGGGCCGGGTGAAGCAGGTGTTCACGCTTTGGGGCAAGACTCAGGTGCCGAAGCTCGGTCCTTCCTACGTGCCGCTGGATCCGGTTCTGCCGGCGGAACCATTGCCGGACGGTTTGGATTGGAACCTGTGGGTGGGGCCCGCGACCTGGCGGCCCTACAATGCGGCTTATCACCGAAACCCGCCGCCAGGTGTGGTGCCCTGGGTTTTCTGCGACGCGTTCGGCGCAGGCGCAGTGACCGGCTACCAATCCCACGCGGCGGACGTCATCCAATATGCGTTGGGCGTCGAAACCAGCGGGCCTGTGGAAATCCTTCATCCGAGCGGCGGCGAGTTTCCCACCCTGACGTTTCGTTACGCCAACGGGACGCTGTTGCACCACGTCGATCACTGGGGCCAGGTCAAGGACCTGTATCACGCCGTGCCCGCGACCGCACGGCTCGCCGGCAATTTCGGCGGCGTGTTCGTCGGCGAGCGCGGCTGGGTCACTTCGATGTCCACGGGCGGCCCGATCGAAGCGGGTCCCGTGAGTCTCCTGCATGAAATGCAGCTTGGAACTCGCGAAGTGAACATTGGAGCGAACAATCATCACGCGAATTGGTTCGAGTGCCTTCGAAGCCGGGCGCGCCCCAGTTCACACGAAGAAATCGGCCATCGCTCCGCGGCTCTCGGCCACCTGGCGACGATCAGTTACACGCTGGAGCGATCCTTGAAGTGGAACCCGGCAACGGAGGAGTTCCAAAATGATGAGCAGGCCAACCGGCTCCGCTCCCGCGCCCTGCGCGAGCCTTGGCGCGTTTGA
- a CDS encoding TIM barrel protein, with protein MNSIPRSQSNSNHMRQIFRPASWTVALVAMACQDRLPTMAQVVPEADRQKIEAALPTQAPVVPPRPRKLLIFDLNVGYPGHRSIAPANLAFTLMGQKTGAFETTVSRDPNVFQRDSLRQFDAVFFNNTVGNCFTNAELRQNLVEFVYAGGGLMGVHGTTVGFTKWPGGVEDWPEFGLMIGARGANHRASDERVFIKLDEPQHPVNAVFGAQGFDYRDEFFRVHDPYSRNRLRVLLSIDTEKTDFKQGPGYGKLERADNDFALAWVRNYGRGRTFYCTIAHNPHVFWDAKMLRFYLAAAQFVLGDLAAPTIPSAQLTPPIRAQEKLGWRLGVEAYTFHKFTLFEAIEKTAQLGLPFMGGLSFQKVSPAIPKNFEPGLNDDELRQVRMKLDAAGVRLLTYYIHDIPADEAGCRKVFEFGRKIGIETFLSEPKLEALDTIERFCDAYGINVALHNHDQKASPAYWNPEGVMKACQGRSKRLGACADLGYWMRSGIDPIQAVNKLKDRLITVQVHDLNERSVAGHDVPWGSGVGKTEQLIREVHRLGLKPTMWGLEYSHNFLESLPEITQCVEFFNKVSLEVEKGVMP; from the coding sequence ATGAATTCAATTCCGCGCTCACAGTCTAATTCAAACCACATGAGACAGATTTTCAGACCGGCTTCGTGGACCGTCGCGCTGGTCGCGATGGCGTGCCAGGATCGGCTTCCAACCATGGCGCAAGTTGTCCCGGAGGCGGATCGGCAGAAGATCGAGGCCGCGCTTCCGACGCAGGCGCCCGTGGTGCCGCCGCGACCGCGCAAGCTCCTCATCTTCGACCTCAACGTCGGTTACCCCGGTCATCGATCCATCGCCCCGGCGAACCTCGCGTTCACGCTCATGGGGCAGAAGACCGGGGCGTTCGAGACAACGGTCAGTCGCGATCCGAATGTTTTCCAACGGGACAGCCTGCGCCAGTTCGACGCCGTCTTCTTCAACAACACCGTGGGCAACTGCTTCACGAATGCGGAACTGCGGCAGAACCTGGTCGAGTTCGTCTATGCCGGCGGCGGGTTGATGGGTGTGCATGGAACGACCGTCGGGTTCACGAAATGGCCCGGCGGAGTCGAGGACTGGCCGGAGTTCGGATTGATGATCGGCGCGCGGGGAGCGAATCACCGGGCCAGCGACGAGCGTGTCTTCATCAAATTGGACGAGCCGCAGCACCCTGTCAACGCGGTGTTCGGCGCACAGGGCTTCGATTACCGCGACGAATTCTTCCGCGTGCACGATCCCTATTCGCGGAATCGACTGCGCGTGCTTCTGAGCATCGACACGGAAAAGACCGATTTCAAGCAAGGGCCCGGCTACGGCAAGTTGGAGCGCGCGGACAACGACTTCGCTCTGGCCTGGGTGCGGAACTACGGTCGAGGCCGCACCTTCTATTGCACGATCGCGCACAATCCTCATGTCTTCTGGGATGCCAAGATGCTGCGGTTTTATCTCGCGGCGGCACAGTTTGTCCTGGGCGACTTGGCTGCTCCAACGATTCCGAGCGCCCAACTCACCCCGCCGATCCGCGCTCAAGAGAAACTCGGCTGGAGATTGGGTGTCGAAGCATACACCTTCCACAAATTCACGCTTTTTGAGGCCATCGAAAAAACAGCGCAGCTTGGCTTGCCGTTCATGGGCGGGCTGAGTTTCCAGAAAGTCAGCCCCGCTATCCCGAAGAACTTCGAGCCGGGACTGAACGATGATGAGTTGCGGCAAGTCCGGATGAAACTCGACGCGGCAGGCGTGCGGCTGCTCACCTACTACATCCACGACATCCCTGCTGACGAAGCGGGCTGCCGGAAGGTCTTCGAGTTCGGGCGCAAGATTGGCATCGAAACGTTTCTGTCAGAGCCGAAGCTGGAGGCCTTGGATACCATCGAGCGGTTCTGCGACGCCTATGGCATCAACGTGGCGCTCCACAACCACGATCAGAAGGCCTCGCCGGCTTACTGGAATCCCGAGGGCGTCATGAAAGCTTGCCAGGGCCGCAGCAAACGCCTTGGCGCCTGCGCGGACCTTGGGTATTGGATGCGCTCCGGGATCGATCCAATCCAGGCTGTGAACAAGCTCAAGGACCGTCTTATCACTGTGCAGGTGCACGATCTGAATGAACGAAGCGTGGCCGGGCACGACGTGCCCTGGGGGAGCGGCGTGGGCAAGACCGAGCAGTTGATCAGAGAAGTCCACCGGCTCGGCCTCAAGCCGACGATGTGGGGTCTGGAGTATTCTCACAACTTCCTGGAATCGCTCCCGGAGATCACTCAGTGCGTAGAGTTCTTCAACAAGGTTAGCCTGGAAGTGGAGAAAGGAGTTATGCCATGA
- a CDS encoding discoidin domain-containing protein — protein MQNLLTASVLSAALVLTTTSAQAADADLAPLPLKLPLPTLKGTPDDLPKGPNIEPPTEKPRPPFLAPKGTRNLALNKKVTASVKSPFNGDLSQITDGTKEAFDDQAVELRSGVQWVQLDLGEVCDIHALVVWHDHRWLQVFRSVVVLTADDPDFVENVKILFNNDAENAAGLGIGTDKQYFETQQGRLISAPSGLKTRYLRFYTKGSNLSGLNCYQEIEVYGLPAAK, from the coding sequence ATGCAAAATCTTCTCACCGCCTCGGTGTTGTCCGCGGCGCTCGTGTTGACCACTACTTCAGCGCAAGCGGCGGATGCCGATCTCGCCCCATTGCCGCTGAAACTGCCGTTGCCGACCCTGAAAGGCACGCCCGATGATCTGCCCAAGGGGCCGAATATCGAGCCGCCGACGGAGAAGCCTCGCCCGCCGTTCCTGGCTCCCAAGGGCACGAGGAACCTGGCGTTGAACAAGAAAGTCACCGCCAGCGTGAAGAGCCCATTCAACGGAGATCTATCACAGATCACCGACGGCACCAAGGAGGCTTTCGACGACCAGGCGGTTGAACTGCGCAGCGGTGTGCAGTGGGTCCAGCTTGATCTGGGCGAAGTGTGCGACATCCACGCGCTGGTCGTCTGGCACGACCATCGCTGGCTTCAGGTCTTTCGCAGCGTCGTGGTGCTAACGGCCGACGACCCGGATTTCGTCGAGAACGTGAAGATCTTATTCAACAACGACGCCGAGAATGCGGCGGGCCTCGGCATCGGCACGGACAAACAGTACTTCGAAACCCAGCAAGGCAGATTGATCTCGGCGCCGAGCGGACTGAAGACGCGCTACCTTCGTTTTTACACCAAGGGCAGCAACTTGAGCGGACTTAATTGCTACCAGGAGATTGAGGTGTACGGCCTGCCGGCGGCCAAATGA